From a single Athene noctua chromosome 2, bAthNoc1.hap1.1, whole genome shotgun sequence genomic region:
- the CCDC127 gene encoding coiled-coil domain-containing protein 127 produces MNNLNDPPNWNILPNQREPGDEGSRWNYALLVPMLGLAAFRWIWTRECQKEIEREKKEYYKKHSTLQKDLEAKYRDVITENRRAVAHLELELEKERNRTLSYRQALVSQSRKLVEERRILEQEQEKLEREKQVLLHSGAAGNLYQSCLAKEEEWQKRASILLKEFEAGLQERQDIYCSLVVPRSQRLEIEKNLLVKAATDPVALALQMESGLKDIFKHDNYCGNLLNRNKSQNGRLMWLYLRYWELAIELQKFKRAEKAMLGK; encoded by the exons ATGAATAATTTAAATGACCCTCCCAACTGGAACATCCTGCCAAACCAACGAGAGCCCGGGGATGAAGGCAGCAGATGGAACTACGCCTTGCTGGTCCCTATGCTGGGTTTGGCCGCCTTTC GTTGGATCTGGACCAGAGAATgtcaaaaagaaatagaaagagaaaagaaagaatattataAAAAACATTCAACATTACAAAAAGACTTGGAAGCCAAATACCGGGATGTAATCACAGAAAATCGTCGCGCAGTTGCTCATTTGGAGTTGGAGCTGGAAAAGGAACGGAACAGAACCCTGAGTTACCGTCAGGCCCTCGTGTCCCAGAGTCGCAAACTGGTAGAAGAAAGAAGGATCCTAGAACAGGAACAGGAGAAGTTAGAGCgagaaaaacaagtccttttGCACTCAGGAGCAGCAGGTAACTTGTACCAGAGTTGTCTGGCAAAGGAAGAAGAGTGGCAAAAGAGAGCCAGTATTTTACTAAAAGAATTTGAAGCGGGACTTCAGGAAAGGCAGGACATCTACTGCAGTCTTGTGGTACCCAGAAGCCAGAGACTAGAAATAGAGAAGAATCTGCTAGTTAAAGCAGCAACTGATCCTGTTGCTCTGGCTCTACAAATGGAAAGTGgtttaaaagatattttcaaacATGATAACTACTGTGGCAATCTGCTGAACAGGAACAAAAGTCAGAATGGAAGACTTATGTGGCTGTATCTGAGATACTGGGAACTAGCTATTGAACTACAGAAGTTCAAGAGGGCAGAAAAGGCCATGTTAGGAAAATGA